The Panthera leo isolate Ple1 chromosome D1, P.leo_Ple1_pat1.1, whole genome shotgun sequence region GGAGTTTCTGGAGCCAGATATCCTGAGCTCAAATCATGGCCTTCTGTGTCTTACGTGGCTTCTGTGACCTAGGGAAACttgttttaacttctctgtgtcgtCGTTTACTCATCTCTATGTGGAGATAGCAATTGCGTCTATATCATAGGGTTGCTAAGGCATCACAGGGttgttaaatacatataaaagttcTTAGAATAGTTCTGGCAAGTAATAGGTGCTCTGTAAGACTTaggtatcatttttattattttgctgttaGGAGCCAGGGAGGGCAATGAGTTGTTAGGTCCTTCAGATTGTAACAAAGACCCACTCAGATGATCTAATAGAAAGTGAGTCCATGGCTAAGACTCTCTTATGCTTCAAAAGGAGACAGGGATTTCTTGGGGACCTATGGAGAGCCCTAGAACTCAGCCTGGATCATAATTACATAATTCAAGGCCTGAAAGATCTAATGAAGCACTAGGGACCAGATTTATTGCTGCCTCCTTATCATCTGACATTCGCGCATTTTCTCTTTGGTCTGCCCATTAACGTGACTCAGCCATTTTTGTCATCTCTGATTATAATTTCTGAGTCTTGTTTCTCAAATAACTTagcttttctcatatttttcgGTTTAGATCCTCAAGAGGGAGATAACTTTATTGGTCCTGCTTAATAATCATTGTATAGCGGTAGGACACCTCATggctctctgttttgttcatgaATTGATGAAATGTGGGTCAGGGGCTTATTCTAGTCTGATCCGATCACCCAAAGGGCAAGACCAAGTGCCAGAACAGTGGTTACCCAAGCAAAGGGCTCTGGGCGGGGAAGTTTCTCCTATAAAGGGAGTACGATAGAAGTATCCAGGGTACTGAGACCCAGTCCTTTCTTTATTTGAAGGGTGGAGATAAAATCAGTGTCCATGAGTGTGGATCTGCTGTAATATGCTGAAGAACTCCTCCCCGTTCCAGTTCTAGAAGTATGGAATCCTTTGAACCTGATGACTAAGCTTGAGCTAGTCCTCAAGGGGGAATTCGTTGTTGGATCCCTGTGTGCCTTAAGGGAAGCAAGAAAATTATTGCGGCTGCATTGGAAAGCCCAGAATGGAACCTTTCAAGGTTCCTCCTTAGTCTGTTATTTCTGATTCTCTTTGAATAACTGcttcatttttgtgtctttcttgACTTCTCTACCTTGGGCAATCTGGTCACCTATTCTGCATCTGTTTTACATGTTCAACTTCAAAATGCccaggaattatttttatttatttatttattttttaatcaaacctACGCTGGGTCAGGTGCTTATTTCTGAACCAATCAACTCTAGGCAGGGCAATGGGCCATTTTAATAcggaatttaaatttaatatggtTAAATTTAATATGGTCCATTTAATATGGTTGTTCCCATACAGAGTGCCACAGAGGACCAACTTCTCATAAAATCAAAGTTCAGCAGAGGGGTTTACTGACTGACTGGGTGTTTATCTCTTCAACGAAAAGACATCTTTTGGTTATCCTTGACCATGTGGGGTGCAGATaaatccaccccaccccagctaaACAccaaagttcattttatttcttgggtGAAAAGATTGAATTGTTCATCTTCCTCAGTTCACTATCTTTCACTACTACTTGTTTGAgatctgtttcatttttgttaacaGCCATGGGATTGTGGCAAGGTCCGGGGTGAaagtgagggaaagggaagggaagggaagagaacagTATATATTGAGCAATGGATTTATGCTAGGAGATTTCTTATTCATCAcctcacttatttatttagtttaagattttaccttttttttaaaatttaagtttatttatttgtttttaggaagctctatacccaacgtggggctcaagcttacaaccccaagatcaagagttgcatgctcttctgactgaaccagccaggcgccccttacctcatttaatttttacaatatgCTCTTGAATTAGGAGTTGTTACATTTGTTTTAGACCTGAGGAAAATTAAGATCTGAGAAATGAAGCCCTTTATGGTACATTTCACAGTGAATTAGTGGGAGAATCGGGATTCAGATACAAGCCTGAGTCTGAAAGCTGTGCCTTGTCTCCTGCTGTATATGCTGAACAAAGAGACTTTAAGCAAAGGTCCAAAGGGACTATGAGAAAGCGTTCTCTTAACTGCAAAATAGGAATCTTCTCTTCAGCCCTGTCTTTCTTATTTGCTTTACGGAGTTTCCATGAGGCTCAAATGAGACCATGCATGTGCCATAAAAATCTGTTCAAAAGTAATTATTGAGAGCTCATTTGGTCCGGACTCTGGGTTTGGGGTGAGTTCCCTAAGGAGCAAAGCAGAATTTGCCCTGAAGGGTTTTTGTGGTCTCTTTAACTAAATAGAGGATTTAGTTATTCCCCCTCTTACTAAACCTTCTGCCAGCGAAGATAATGTGTGGTTTAATGTTTTCCTTATACCTGTCTTTGTTCTCTAACATTGCTGTTCCTGGAAATGGGAGGCTTGCTACAAGGCAGGCAATGGGAATAGAGAGGAGAAGCAATGCGTCGTGTCCCGCAGAAACCAGCGAGCTGGCCTTTGAGGAGCCAAAGGTGAGGTGGCTTTAGTTCATCTTGGAGATGTCAGAATAACCTTACACAGCAGGAACAGCAAAGCCAGTGGGATGTGATCAGGTGGAAAGGCAGCTTGCAAATTCCATTGTTGTGGCATGAGCAAGAAGGAAAGTGACCAGAGACTAGAATGGTGAGGAGAAAGGCCTGTTTCTCAAACACTCCCTTCCCTTGGCCACTTAGAGACTCAGATTTGTCTTATATAGCACTCCCTGCTTGCTGAGGTGATCAGTCACTCATCtattaaaagaagacaaaagactATTTAGCATTGATCGCTAGAATCCCCAGATAGAATCTTTGACATAGAAAAAGGCTGTAttaatgggaggaaaaaaatgagaaggaaaggatgGGAAAGCCAAGGACAGCTGCAAAGACTTGGGGTGAGATGAGATAAACTCAAGGCCCCCTGGACCCCTGACATTCTGTAAGTGAAGATATCAGGCAGTATTATAAGACTGTTGTATGCTAAGGAATGGGCTGGAGGTGTAAGATGGGGAGAAGAAGAAAGCACCATGGGGTTGCTGGAAATGAATTTTACCATATTTGCAGTTTTTCTTGTGTGCCTGCTGACACCCATCTACCTTCTCTCTATTTGTGGGGCTAAGTTGCATAGAGTGCTGGTGCCTGTTAGGATATATTGATATGGGAAGAAAATGGACCAGGAGGTAAGGTCCTATCACTCATATCTACACACTCAGGGATACCTGGAGTCTACCAGTGACCTTTCTGAAGGCTGCTTTCACATCCTTGTTTCTTAGGCTGTAGATCAGAGGGTTTAGCATGGGGATGACCACAGTGTAGAAGACAGACACGACCTTGTCTTCCTCCAGGGACTTGCCCGAGCCACTCTGCAGATACATGAAGATGAGGGTCCCAAAGAAAAGGGCCACAGCGGTGAGGTGGGAGGCACATGTGGAGAAAGTCTTGGCCTTGCCACGTGGAGACTTCACCTTCAGAATGGCCTTGATGATGAGCAGGTAGGATATCAGAATGACCAACGCGTTGGCCAAGATCACAAAGTTGCCGAAGAAGACAATGACAATCTCAGTGTTTGTTGTGTCATTGCAAGCGAGCTTCAGCAGGGGCGGGAGGTCACAGAAGAAGAAGTTGATCTGATTGTGGTCACAGAAGGAGAGGGTGAAGGTGCATGTGGTACGCACAATGGACCCTAACATCCCACAGACATAGGCTTCCACCACCAAACTCCAGCAAATTCTAGGATTCATGGCTACAGTGTAGAGCAGTGGGTTGCTAACAGcaacatagcggtcataggccatcactgCCAGCAGGAAACACTCTGTGCCCGCACAGAAGGTGAAGAAAAAGAACTGGGTAGCACACTGGCCATAGGAGATGACCATCTTACCCGTGGCCAGTGTGGCCAGGATCTGAGGAGTGATGACCGAGGCGTAGCAGGCATCCAGCAGGGCGAGGTGGctcaggaagaagtacatgggcatGTGGAGTTGGACATCCACTTGGATCAGAATGATCATCCCCACATTCCCCAGAAGGGTGACGATATAGAAAATGAGAAACGTCAGGAAGAGGGGGATCATGTGGTAGTCAGTAAAGCCCATGAGAATGAACTCTGTTACCATAGTAAGATTATTCGCAGCCATGGATTCAATATAGACAATTGATCTGAGGGTGagaatgaacaacaacaacaacatcccAGAATTGAAGGACAGATTCTTTCTATGGTAGAAGTTAGCTTTATATTTCTGGGCCAACTTATAGAGCTTGTTTTTGGGAAATCCTGTACGTGGCCGAGTCTCCGTGGGCATCTatgtttcttccatgttttttggAGCTGAGCCCTGAGCTGGAGTTTCTGATTCAAATTAATTTGGGTTTGTATTTGGAAATTCCTGTGAAGACAAGAGACACAGAGATTCAGATTTGGAAAGAACCTGGTCAACAAGTGTCCTAATCCCCATGGGATGCTGAAGTGTCCTGTACTATGTACCTTCTGCTTGGTCATCTAGC contains the following coding sequences:
- the LOC122200796 gene encoding olfactory receptor 9I1-like, coding for MPTETRPRTGFPKNKLYKLAQKYKANFYHRKNLSFNSGMLLLLFILTLRSIVYIESMAANNLTMVTEFILMGFTDYHMIPLFLTFLIFYIVTLLGNVGMIILIQVDVQLHMPMYFFLSHLALLDACYASVITPQILATLATGKMVISYGQCATQFFFFTFCAGTECFLLAVMAYDRYVAVSNPLLYTVAMNPRICWSLVVEAYVCGMLGSIVRTTCTFTLSFCDHNQINFFFCDLPPLLKLACNDTTNTEIVIVFFGNFVILANALVILISYLLIIKAILKVKSPRGKAKTFSTCASHLTAVALFFGTLIFMYLQSGSGKSLEEDKVVSVFYTVVIPMLNPLIYSLRNKDVKAAFRKVTGRLQVSLSV